A section of the Bacteroidota bacterium genome encodes:
- the dapA gene encoding 4-hydroxy-tetrahydrodipicolinate synthase yields MHNLLRGTGTAVVTPFAADGSVDFAAFRRLIDHQLEGGVEMLVPLGSTGENPTISRSERTEIFRWMIEYVNHRALIIAGTGTNDTRTSIEYTEEALSLGADAVLVVTPYYNKPTPNGLFSHFNAVADVGLPVLMYNVPGRTGLNMNAETTLRCAEIENVVGIKEASADLGQCMEIIRNAPAGFNLLSGEDNLTVPLIALGAKGVVSVASNEVPAEFSRMVRFALDGKFSEARAIHYELLELMKINFIESNPGPVKAALAMMGIIQDQLRLPLVPVKPESRKKIKEVLEQIDAVLVEQEL; encoded by the coding sequence ATGCACAACTTACTACGCGGGACAGGTACAGCCGTTGTCACACCTTTCGCGGCGGATGGCTCCGTCGATTTTGCCGCATTTCGTCGGCTAATCGACCATCAATTAGAGGGCGGGGTGGAAATGCTCGTCCCGCTTGGTTCGACAGGGGAAAATCCAACGATTTCCCGTTCGGAACGGACTGAGATCTTTCGTTGGATGATCGAGTATGTCAATCATCGCGCCCTGATTATTGCCGGCACCGGCACAAACGACACTCGCACATCGATCGAATATACCGAAGAAGCTCTTTCGTTGGGTGCCGACGCCGTTCTCGTGGTTACTCCATATTATAACAAGCCAACACCGAACGGTCTGTTCTCGCATTTCAATGCTGTTGCCGATGTCGGGTTGCCGGTCCTGATGTATAATGTTCCTGGTCGTACTGGGCTGAACATGAATGCAGAAACGACGCTTCGCTGTGCTGAGATCGAGAACGTCGTAGGTATCAAAGAGGCGAGCGCCGATCTCGGGCAGTGTATGGAGATCATCCGCAATGCTCCGGCTGGGTTCAACCTGCTTTCTGGTGAAGATAATCTTACTGTGCCACTCATTGCACTTGGTGCAAAGGGTGTCGTCAGCGTGGCATCGAACGAGGTCCCAGCGGAATTTTCCCGCATGGTCCGTTTTGCTCTCGATGGCAAGTTCAGTGAGGCCCGCGCAATCCATTACGAGTTGCTCGAACTGATGAAGATCAACTTCATCGAATCGAATCCTGGCCCTGTCAAAGCCGCGTTGGCAATGATGGGTATTATTCAGGACCAACTCCGGCTCCCCCTCGTGCCTGTCAAGCCGGAGAGCCGGAAGAAGATCAAGGAAGTCCTCGAACAGATCGATGCCGTGCTCGTCGAACAAGAACTCTAA
- a CDS encoding TIGR03118 family protein — protein sequence MLPQSYKQYLPASVALLMAAFFFSSCKSDTTSTTDPLAYQATVLVSDTAGFGAARTDPNLLNAWGIAVLGDGSFVVAANHDSSALRYDRTGQSVGDAIAIPAPDHATGGSPSGAIVNTTSDFNGAKVIFATEDGILATWSGGSSATKVTTPGDSTSFKGLAIASVGTVNYVYATDFMEDKVIVFDKNFQPVGITLSDPAIPSGISGYGPFGIANIGGMLYVTYAHHKPFPDNGDDLAGAGNGYVDVFNPNGTLVKRFATQGTLNSPWAVTMAGSGFGSFKNAILIGNFGDGAINAFDQNGSFLGQITDKNGTPILIKGLWGLSFNLNAGDPNFLYFASGPDEESHGTFGYIQLK from the coding sequence ATGCTACCACAATCCTACAAACAATATCTACCAGCGTCCGTGGCGTTGCTCATGGCAGCGTTTTTTTTCTCATCGTGTAAGAGTGACACCACAAGCACAACCGATCCACTCGCTTATCAGGCGACCGTTCTTGTCTCGGATACAGCCGGGTTTGGAGCGGCAAGGACAGACCCCAATCTCCTGAATGCCTGGGGCATTGCGGTTCTGGGCGATGGGTCCTTCGTGGTTGCTGCGAACCATGATAGCTCCGCGCTACGGTATGATCGAACAGGTCAATCAGTGGGCGATGCGATTGCAATTCCAGCGCCAGATCATGCAACGGGTGGTTCTCCGAGCGGGGCGATCGTCAATACAACGAGTGACTTCAATGGCGCGAAGGTTATCTTTGCAACCGAAGATGGTATTCTCGCAACCTGGAGTGGCGGCAGCAGCGCAACGAAGGTCACCACTCCTGGAGACTCGACGTCATTCAAGGGTCTTGCGATTGCAAGTGTGGGGACGGTCAATTACGTTTATGCCACAGATTTTATGGAAGACAAAGTTATTGTCTTCGATAAGAATTTCCAGCCGGTTGGGATTACGCTCTCCGATCCAGCGATTCCATCCGGTATTTCCGGTTATGGACCCTTTGGCATTGCCAATATTGGCGGAATGCTCTATGTCACATATGCTCATCACAAACCGTTTCCAGATAATGGAGATGATTTGGCGGGTGCAGGCAATGGTTACGTAGATGTGTTCAATCCAAACGGCACGCTTGTTAAACGCTTCGCGACTCAAGGTACCCTTAATTCGCCTTGGGCGGTGACAATGGCAGGCTCTGGATTTGGCTCGTTCAAGAATGCAATCCTGATTGGAAATTTCGGTGATGGTGCTATCAATGCGTTCGATCAAAATGGCAGTTTTCTGGGGCAGATTACGGACAAGAATGGGACTCCTATTCTCATCAAAGGACTCTGGGGCCTTTCGTTCAACTTGAATGCGGGCGATCCAAACTTTCTTTATTTTGCCAGCGGCCCGGACGAGGAGAGCCACGGAACATTTGGTTACATTCAGTTGAAGTGA
- the dapB gene encoding 4-hydroxy-tetrahydrodipicolinate reductase codes for MRIALLGFGKMGHEVEAAATAAGHEIVARFDIDRPISVDAMRKSGAQVAIDFSQPDAVEHNAKLVGEAHVSLVIGTTGWEGSREVVQGYIENAGIGCITGSNFSIGVNLFLEIVRNASTLLDEAGYDAYIFEAHHRAKKDFPSGTALRLSEAVLAGMKSKSRAVSELPIGNAIAKDLLQISSLRAGAIPGTHTVGFESTDDSIELTHRARSRRGFASGAIRAAEWIVSRKGFYRFEEHVADILEGK; via the coding sequence ATGAGAATCGCACTCCTCGGGTTTGGTAAAATGGGCCACGAAGTGGAAGCCGCCGCCACTGCGGCCGGCCACGAAATCGTTGCACGGTTCGATATCGATCGTCCGATCTCTGTGGACGCAATGCGCAAATCAGGGGCTCAAGTCGCGATCGACTTCAGTCAGCCAGATGCCGTGGAACATAATGCCAAGCTCGTCGGAGAGGCCCATGTATCCCTGGTCATCGGAACCACGGGTTGGGAAGGCTCCCGCGAAGTGGTTCAGGGCTATATTGAGAATGCGGGGATCGGGTGTATCACAGGATCCAATTTCTCAATCGGCGTGAATCTGTTCTTGGAAATCGTAAGGAATGCATCAACGCTTCTCGATGAAGCTGGCTATGACGCATATATCTTCGAGGCCCATCATCGTGCCAAGAAGGATTTTCCGAGTGGGACAGCGCTTCGGCTCAGCGAAGCAGTGCTTGCTGGAATGAAATCGAAATCTCGGGCTGTCTCGGAGTTGCCCATTGGGAATGCAATTGCGAAAGACCTTTTGCAAATCAGCTCCCTACGTGCTGGAGCGATTCCGGGTACCCATACCGTTGGCTTCGAGTCGACGGACGATTCGATCGAACTAACGCACCGAGCCAGAAGCCGTCGTGGTTTTGCCTCCGGGGCGATCAGGGCGGCGGAGTGGATCGTCTCGAGAAAGGGATTCTATCGATTCGAAGAGCACGTCGCAGATATTCTTGAAGGTAAATAA
- a CDS encoding DUF2520 domain-containing protein — protein MKSIAIIGKSKVGQSLAKAIRASNKYTLTGIHAARSEKYPRLDAEVIIIASRDDKIAEVAQKAVHSGKPEESNLQIILHVAGSLPATVLPKQEGVFRLVLHPMQTFPKPDDSLLEGIYWMASSDDEQAIHWARKFVAALGGKGVIELPEESLPLYHAMTVFAANFITLIGGAIEGIATSLGQDPTLMKAALRPLMEESLSNVLTTPAADALTGPMRRGDFETIRKHQAALRRCDLKLRKIYDAFLDFAPEPRV, from the coding sequence TTGAAAAGCATCGCGATCATAGGGAAAAGCAAAGTGGGCCAATCGCTGGCGAAAGCGATTCGCGCATCCAATAAGTATACATTGACGGGAATTCACGCGGCGCGATCGGAGAAATATCCTCGATTGGATGCCGAGGTGATCATCATTGCTTCCCGCGATGACAAAATCGCGGAGGTTGCCCAGAAGGCCGTGCATAGCGGAAAACCCGAAGAGTCAAATCTCCAAATTATCCTTCACGTAGCAGGTTCGCTTCCGGCCACCGTGCTGCCCAAACAAGAAGGTGTATTCCGCCTCGTTCTGCATCCGATGCAGACCTTTCCGAAACCGGACGATTCTCTGCTTGAGGGAATCTACTGGATGGCATCGTCCGATGACGAACAGGCGATTCACTGGGCACGAAAGTTTGTTGCGGCTCTGGGGGGCAAAGGCGTAATCGAGTTGCCGGAAGAGTCACTGCCTCTCTATCATGCGATGACAGTCTTCGCTGCGAATTTTATCACGCTCATTGGCGGTGCGATCGAAGGAATAGCCACTTCGCTTGGACAAGATCCGACTTTGATGAAAGCTGCGCTTCGCCCGCTCATGGAAGAATCGCTCTCGAATGTGCTGACAACGCCCGCCGCCGATGCCCTGACCGGGCCAATGCGACGCGGTGATTTCGAGACGATCCGAAAGCATCAAGCGGCGCTTCGGAGGTGTGATTTGAAGCTGCGGAAGATATACGATGCTTTCCTGGACTTCGCACCGGAACCACGAGTCTGA
- the porU gene encoding type IX secretion system sortase PorU: MSHQLHRAYRFSHVLKRFAVLAILFASSPSAFAQSPVATGSSKYFELLSVTPSEVVVRIAPQYQTYTVVGTTGQAFTEVTVRGGSATDSVGAPELMRLELPLLAPNRNPATIEVLDQKLDVIPNIDLAPVPSYTKSDGDYRAQYSIISERYFAPRAFELFSAQPIRLFRTAYMERVVVNPIQYDANSRTLTRLRSLTLRIRLGSALSASQSVTPVSRSEAELYRSIFVNGSEAELYRAAEHEWTSARPLGQTGHKALAASDGQWLQVETTDEGIYRISAQDLANAGITGAIDTGSIELFGVGGDMLSERVTSSTGEWLACPFELHLQNGQFRDLYFYAPGVTVWKYSGEELNVDGLYHTINPYTSTGHFLLKVGGNRLGPALRVQLGPDSLSGTPEPRNYVFSAISHEVESQLENLYNWGRELLGEKITRSDVGPLQISINPPGYLPDSTTIRVAYDANISTAIQNAGSVAVTINGQQVGTVPASTIPLGAVLVRNWDNAQTVPPSLGSGPFNVGLTFASSDISAWARLDFIEFMYRRSTTVGSAEIPFFILNTKQAFTTQFQNAAGGELWDVTSGTIPRVLATATGDVLAADMQGISGKMRRLIACSPQSMLTAKLTKTSTPTLRETIGQTGAEEIILAPNDLLSQAQKLRALREQGGDATEAMSAAVVNIEDVYREFGYGSRDLTAIRDFMSYTLRHGTTNKVHYLLLLGGGHCDYQQRIASIPNYIPVYEVLPAQNLASYREQAPSDPFPFPDDSYYGRLVDSTAANGRIIDVAVGRVSARTPDDADAFVSKAIHYEHSSDSGSWRSIATFLADDRIYDQQDCDPIDHLGDSEAEEKELQDRLLVRKIYDVSYPVQQTSNGRKQPEVEQAIIAAMNQGNVLFSFIGHGNPNVWTHEGVLNVPSTIDKFNNFDRLPYLTTATCDFSEYDNFAAPVAGGVQFLLKPDGGAIGLLGTSRSVTGGDPLPTAFYSRLFGPSPESGFGTSSVGDALIYGKLMCTSENLPIYFLLGDPAQRLLLPGRYVSFDSLNGTSLTSNAIQLPALSQARISGRILLGDGTALRPDGTFNGTVTITLYDAPTEEHATTVCPGTGRIWPDAYSVEGPILYRGVATVRNGQFSATFIVPKDVKLDSLPAKLSGYAFSDDGRSALGDMHNLQLVAPTTRADVGDTAGPALAVYIGTRAFRSGDAVSKHSTAIVDINTLHGLNTSTASVGHSFVAWVDAAQDSAIDMASTYVSKQDDYRSGTSVHPIELPAGHHTLHVRAFDTYDNPSFASVDFVAMNEDPYHLYQVSVWPDPLFDHTTFSFTQPGHAGSLVEITLSIYTPDARQMRTITMQTRESAIDIPWDGRDNAGNTVANGVYVFSIAARNLDDGTSTEATGKCVVAR, from the coding sequence ATGTCACACCAATTGCATCGTGCTTACCGGTTCAGCCATGTGCTGAAGCGTTTCGCTGTGCTTGCGATTCTTTTCGCGAGCTCGCCGAGCGCATTCGCGCAATCGCCGGTGGCCACAGGTTCGAGCAAGTATTTCGAGCTGCTTTCGGTAACCCCGAGTGAAGTTGTTGTACGCATTGCGCCACAATACCAAACCTATACGGTGGTTGGCACGACAGGCCAAGCGTTCACGGAAGTAACCGTTCGGGGCGGTTCCGCCACCGATTCGGTCGGTGCTCCGGAGCTTATGCGCTTGGAGTTACCGCTGCTGGCTCCCAACCGCAATCCCGCAACGATCGAAGTCCTCGATCAAAAGCTGGACGTCATACCTAATATCGATCTTGCGCCGGTCCCGTCTTACACCAAGTCGGATGGCGATTACCGCGCACAGTATTCGATTATCTCGGAGCGGTATTTCGCACCTCGAGCATTCGAGTTGTTCTCGGCCCAGCCAATCCGGCTCTTTCGCACCGCGTACATGGAGCGCGTTGTCGTAAACCCGATTCAATATGATGCCAACTCGCGGACGCTCACGCGGCTCCGTTCGTTGACATTACGAATTCGCCTTGGTTCTGCTCTGTCGGCAAGCCAATCCGTGACGCCAGTGTCTCGTTCAGAAGCCGAGTTGTACCGAAGCATTTTTGTGAATGGCTCCGAGGCGGAATTGTATCGGGCCGCCGAACATGAATGGACATCAGCCCGTCCACTGGGTCAGACGGGACATAAGGCGCTCGCGGCTTCCGATGGACAATGGCTTCAGGTTGAAACCACCGATGAAGGGATCTATCGCATCTCCGCCCAGGACCTCGCCAATGCCGGCATCACCGGGGCGATCGATACCGGCAGCATCGAGCTATTTGGTGTCGGTGGTGATATGCTCAGCGAGCGCGTCACGAGTTCAACGGGTGAATGGCTGGCATGCCCGTTCGAACTCCACCTCCAAAACGGTCAGTTTCGCGATCTCTACTTTTACGCACCCGGGGTAACGGTTTGGAAGTACAGTGGGGAAGAGCTTAATGTGGATGGGTTGTATCACACGATAAATCCTTATACCTCGACCGGACATTTTCTTCTCAAAGTTGGTGGCAACCGGCTTGGACCAGCATTGAGAGTGCAGCTCGGGCCAGATTCTCTATCCGGGACACCCGAGCCGCGCAATTATGTTTTTTCCGCCATTTCGCACGAGGTCGAGTCACAGCTTGAGAATCTCTATAACTGGGGACGCGAACTCCTTGGCGAGAAAATCACACGCAGTGATGTCGGTCCGCTCCAAATTTCGATCAATCCTCCGGGCTATCTTCCGGATTCTACCACAATCCGTGTTGCCTACGACGCGAATATTTCGACGGCAATCCAGAATGCGGGTTCGGTTGCAGTGACAATAAATGGCCAGCAGGTCGGGACGGTGCCAGCCAGTACAATTCCGCTCGGTGCTGTCCTCGTGCGTAATTGGGACAATGCACAGACTGTTCCACCATCGCTCGGTTCGGGGCCGTTTAACGTTGGATTGACCTTTGCGAGTAGTGATATTTCGGCATGGGCCCGGCTCGATTTTATTGAATTCATGTATCGCCGATCGACGACCGTTGGGTCCGCCGAGATTCCGTTCTTTATCCTGAACACCAAGCAGGCGTTCACCACACAATTTCAAAACGCGGCCGGTGGCGAACTTTGGGATGTGACATCCGGTACCATCCCGCGTGTGTTGGCGACGGCGACCGGCGACGTTCTTGCCGCGGATATGCAGGGTATCTCAGGGAAGATGCGGCGGTTGATTGCATGCTCCCCGCAGTCGATGCTCACTGCGAAGCTGACCAAGACCAGCACTCCCACACTCCGTGAGACGATCGGCCAAACAGGCGCCGAAGAGATCATTCTTGCACCAAACGATCTATTAAGTCAAGCACAGAAGCTCCGGGCGCTTCGCGAGCAGGGCGGTGATGCCACAGAAGCAATGAGTGCGGCAGTCGTCAATATCGAGGATGTCTATCGAGAATTTGGGTACGGCTCCCGCGATCTTACGGCCATTCGAGACTTCATGTCCTACACGCTCCGTCATGGGACTACAAATAAAGTCCACTATTTGCTTCTCTTGGGCGGAGGACATTGCGATTATCAGCAACGGATTGCGAGTATCCCAAACTATATTCCGGTATATGAGGTACTCCCCGCGCAAAATCTAGCATCCTACCGTGAGCAGGCGCCTTCCGATCCTTTTCCGTTTCCGGATGATTCGTACTATGGCCGGCTGGTTGATTCGACTGCGGCGAATGGGCGCATTATAGATGTGGCGGTTGGCCGAGTTTCCGCGCGGACCCCGGATGATGCTGATGCTTTTGTTTCCAAGGCGATCCACTATGAACATAGCAGCGATTCCGGTTCCTGGCGTTCGATAGCTACATTCCTCGCGGATGATCGGATATACGATCAACAGGATTGCGATCCTATCGATCATCTTGGGGATTCGGAAGCGGAGGAGAAGGAATTGCAGGACCGGCTGCTCGTTCGCAAGATTTATGATGTGAGCTATCCAGTCCAGCAGACTTCCAATGGCAGAAAGCAACCAGAAGTCGAGCAAGCGATTATCGCCGCCATGAACCAGGGGAACGTGCTCTTCTCCTTCATTGGGCACGGCAATCCGAATGTCTGGACGCACGAGGGTGTGCTCAATGTTCCATCGACGATTGACAAATTCAATAATTTCGATCGGCTTCCGTATCTCACCACCGCAACCTGCGATTTTAGCGAGTACGACAATTTTGCAGCTCCGGTTGCTGGTGGCGTTCAGTTTCTTCTAAAGCCGGATGGTGGCGCAATCGGTCTGCTCGGAACCTCCCGTTCCGTAACTGGCGGTGACCCTTTGCCGACCGCGTTTTATTCGAGACTGTTCGGTCCGAGCCCCGAGAGTGGCTTCGGTACCTCGAGTGTTGGCGATGCCCTGATCTACGGTAAGTTGATGTGCACGTCAGAAAATCTTCCAATCTATTTTTTGCTGGGCGACCCGGCGCAACGACTGTTGCTGCCAGGGCGGTACGTGAGTTTCGATAGTCTGAACGGGACGTCCCTCACTTCGAATGCAATCCAGCTCCCGGCACTTTCGCAAGCGCGGATCAGTGGCCGGATTTTGCTCGGCGATGGAACCGCCCTGCGGCCCGATGGCACATTCAACGGCACGGTGACGATCACCTTGTATGACGCTCCCACGGAGGAACATGCCACGACTGTGTGTCCTGGAACTGGCCGAATCTGGCCGGACGCCTATTCTGTTGAAGGACCAATTCTCTACCGTGGTGTGGCCACTGTTCGTAATGGACAGTTCTCCGCGACATTCATCGTTCCGAAGGATGTCAAACTGGATTCCTTACCGGCCAAGCTTTCCGGCTATGCCTTTTCGGACGATGGGCGGAGTGCGCTTGGCGATATGCACAATCTTCAACTTGTTGCGCCTACGACCCGTGCCGATGTCGGAGATACGGCTGGTCCGGCTCTCGCCGTGTACATCGGCACTCGGGCCTTCCGAAGTGGAGATGCGGTTTCCAAACATTCCACCGCAATCGTTGACATTAATACACTTCATGGTCTGAATACCTCTACTGCCAGTGTCGGGCACAGTTTTGTCGCCTGGGTGGATGCAGCGCAGGACTCTGCGATCGACATGGCGTCCACCTATGTTTCGAAGCAGGATGATTATAGGTCCGGGACGAGCGTGCACCCAATCGAATTGCCGGCCGGACATCACACGCTGCATGTCCGCGCCTTCGATACGTATGACAATCCGAGCTTTGCATCCGTCGATTTTGTGGCAATGAATGAGGATCCGTACCATCTGTACCAGGTTTCAGTCTGGCCGGATCCATTGTTCGATCATACCACATTCAGTTTTACGCAGCCGGGCCATGCTGGCAGCTTAGTTGAAATTACATTATCGATCTATACCCCGGACGCACGACAAATGAGGACGATCACAATGCAGACTCGAGAGAGTGCAATTGACATCCCGTGGGATGGCCGCGACAATGCCGGGAACACGGTCGCCAATGGCGTGTATGTGTTCTCCATTGCTGCGCGCAATCTCGATGATGGGACCTCCACGGAGGCCACCGGTAAGTGTGTCGTTGCTCGCTAA
- a CDS encoding GlmU family protein, translating to MPLPFQNILIYEDELARSKRFLPLTYTRSVAELRSGAMTGIERMRRLYPEAAIYLHCRKELADVLRKRYGLPVNEVPKGESLLVNARAAVCADAVGESYLRANLTSELTQALLAGEPFDPYTGAPNAFTIGSIWELVLQNSVALVRDSKFLKSGWRRRVDANSLQDVATRNFDQLYLHPRATIGADVVLDCTDGPIMIEEGAHIMPHSTIIGPVYIGRNSIVKIGSKIYGGTTIGPVSKVGGEIENSIIQGYSNKQHDGYLGHSFLGEWVNLGAGTNTSDLKNDYSPVRVTIEGESFDTGSLFVGLLMGDHSKSAIGTQFNTGTAIGVSCNIFGSGFPPKWIPSFSWGGASEVTSYRYEKAIEVAKAVMARREIIMTAEDEAMLRQIFISRQQIDI from the coding sequence GTGCCACTACCATTTCAGAACATTCTCATTTACGAGGACGAGCTGGCCCGCTCCAAGCGGTTCCTGCCGCTGACCTATACCCGTTCGGTCGCCGAACTCCGGTCTGGCGCAATGACCGGCATCGAGCGAATGAGAAGGCTCTATCCCGAGGCCGCCATCTATCTCCACTGCCGGAAAGAACTTGCGGATGTTCTCCGCAAGCGCTATGGCCTGCCCGTCAATGAAGTGCCGAAGGGCGAGTCATTACTTGTCAATGCTCGCGCGGCGGTCTGTGCTGATGCGGTCGGGGAATCCTACCTGCGTGCGAACTTAACGTCCGAACTAACCCAGGCATTACTCGCGGGCGAACCGTTTGACCCATACACGGGTGCGCCCAATGCATTTACGATTGGCTCAATCTGGGAGCTGGTTCTCCAAAATTCCGTCGCACTTGTCCGCGATTCGAAGTTTTTGAAGTCCGGATGGCGACGGCGTGTTGATGCTAACTCCCTTCAAGATGTTGCAACACGGAACTTCGATCAATTATATCTTCATCCGAGGGCAACGATAGGCGCCGACGTCGTGCTCGATTGCACGGATGGGCCGATCATGATTGAAGAAGGCGCCCACATCATGCCACACTCCACGATCATCGGGCCAGTGTATATTGGCAGAAATTCCATCGTCAAGATCGGGTCAAAAATTTATGGCGGGACGACGATCGGGCCAGTTTCGAAAGTTGGCGGCGAGATAGAGAACTCCATCATTCAAGGATACTCCAACAAGCAACACGATGGCTATCTCGGTCACAGCTTCTTAGGCGAATGGGTAAATCTCGGTGCCGGGACCAACACAAGTGATCTGAAGAACGACTATTCCCCTGTTCGCGTCACGATTGAAGGCGAGTCCTTCGACACCGGTTCGCTCTTCGTCGGACTGTTGATGGGAGATCATTCCAAGAGTGCCATTGGCACCCAGTTCAATACTGGCACGGCGATCGGTGTAAGCTGCAATATCTTTGGCTCTGGATTTCCGCCCAAATGGATTCCGAGTTTCTCCTGGGGTGGCGCGAGTGAGGTGACGTCGTATCGCTATGAGAAGGCAATCGAAGTAGCGAAGGCCGTAATGGCACGAAGGGAGATTATAATGACTGCAGAGGATGAAGCGATGCTGCGCCAGATTTTTATTAGTCGGCAGCAGATTGACATTTGA
- the porV gene encoding type IX secretion system outer membrane channel protein PorV yields MNRLHWGLALLAASLALPVVSAAQTTSTAVPFMLIAPDARASGMGDVGTGTPEDVGAIYWNPAGLAFQTGKSVSMTHSQWLPQFNQSDLFYDYLNFKWNDSEKFGGTIGASIVFLNLGEFIYTTENSPDPQGTFHSFEYAVTVAYATKLSEDWSFGGSLRYIQSTLSTLHVANERTGGVGRSVSFDLSALWKPDSTYVDGIGNALEVGFNLADIGPKIRYVDALQADPLPTELRVGASYKLYKDEYNELTIASDVAKLLVHRDPTSQFSDPLPKSFITAWDDSTSHSFMWSNGIEYWYDQLVALRAGYYDEGSHVGGRNYLTFGAGLRYDAYQFDFSYIDTFNQDHPLANTLRFTLGIKW; encoded by the coding sequence ATGAATCGATTACATTGGGGATTGGCGCTATTGGCCGCCTCGCTCGCACTGCCAGTTGTCAGCGCGGCTCAGACTACCTCCACCGCAGTGCCATTTATGCTTATCGCGCCCGATGCCCGCGCCAGCGGAATGGGTGATGTCGGCACAGGGACGCCGGAAGATGTCGGAGCCATTTACTGGAATCCAGCGGGTCTGGCATTCCAGACGGGCAAATCCGTTTCCATGACCCACTCGCAATGGTTGCCACAGTTCAACCAGAGCGATCTCTTCTACGATTATCTGAACTTTAAGTGGAATGACTCGGAGAAATTTGGTGGGACGATCGGCGCAAGCATCGTCTTTCTCAATCTCGGTGAGTTCATCTATACAACCGAGAACTCGCCCGACCCGCAAGGGACGTTCCACTCGTTCGAATATGCGGTCACGGTCGCGTATGCCACAAAACTCTCCGAGGACTGGAGCTTCGGCGGTTCGCTCCGATACATCCAGTCTACGCTCTCGACCTTACATGTGGCAAACGAACGGACCGGTGGAGTTGGCCGATCGGTATCCTTCGACCTTTCTGCGCTCTGGAAACCCGATTCGACCTATGTGGATGGTATCGGAAATGCGCTTGAAGTGGGATTCAATCTGGCGGACATTGGCCCGAAGATCCGTTACGTCGATGCGTTGCAGGCTGATCCGCTGCCAACAGAATTGCGCGTCGGCGCCTCATATAAACTTTATAAGGACGAATACAACGAATTGACGATTGCTTCCGATGTGGCCAAGCTGTTGGTGCATCGCGATCCGACCAGCCAGTTCTCCGATCCATTACCGAAATCCTTTATTACGGCATGGGATGATAGCACATCGCACTCGTTCATGTGGTCCAACGGCATCGAATACTGGTACGATCAGTTGGTTGCTCTCCGTGCCGGGTATTATGATGAAGGATCACATGTCGGTGGGCGGAATTATCTGACATTCGGCGCCGGTCTTCGCTATGATGCGTATCAGTTCGATTTCAGCTATATCGATACGTTCAATCAAGATCATCCGCTAGCGAATACCCTGCGTTTTACGCTCGGGATTAAGTGGTAG
- the rpmE gene encoding 50S ribosomal protein L31, which translates to MKKEIHPNYHTVTVHCAGCGNEFETRSTAATDTLRLEICANCHPFFTGKQKLVDTAGRVERFQKKFAKQIAERKEKQAATTPA; encoded by the coding sequence ATGAAAAAAGAAATCCACCCGAACTACCATACTGTCACGGTCCACTGCGCAGGCTGCGGCAACGAATTCGAAACGCGCTCGACTGCCGCAACCGACACGTTGCGTCTTGAAATATGCGCGAATTGCCATCCGTTCTTTACCGGCAAGCAAAAGTTAGTCGATACTGCCGGACGAGTCGAGCGCTTCCAAAAGAAGTTCGCGAAGCAAATCGCAGAACGCAAAGAAAAGCAGGCAGCGACGACTCCTGCCTGA